The Anomalospiza imberbis isolate Cuckoo-Finch-1a 21T00152 chromosome 2, ASM3175350v1, whole genome shotgun sequence nucleotide sequence GTGTAGTCATGAGCTGCTTGTCAGATACAAGCTTCAGGGCATCTATCTTTGATCGGTGCCGCATGTTACAAGAAGTTGTTGCTgtatggaagaaaaaatggggggttttgttttgccaTTCTCCCtgtcaaaaatatttatagtttttatttcttctttgcaGAGATTCTGAAGGACCTGGATGATTACTATGAAAAATTTAAACGGGAGACAGATGCTGTGCAGAAGAGAAGAATGTTGCACTGCATACAGAGAGCCTTGATTCGAAGTCAGGAGCTGGGGGACGAGAAGATCCAAATCGTCAGTCAGATGGTGGAGCTCGTTGAGAACAGAACAAGGCAAGTGGACAGCCACGTGGAACTGTTTGAGACCTGTCAAGAGACTAATGACACCACTGGAAACAGCGGGAAAGCCAGCCAGGATAAGTCGAAGAATGAGGCAATCGCACAGGCTGAAAAGCCCAACAACAAGAGATCAAGGAGGCAACGGAATAATGAGAATCGAGAAAATGCCTCAAATAATCATGATCATGATGACATCACCTCAGGAACAccaaaggagaagaaagcaaaaacatCCAAGAAGAAGAAACGATCCAAGGCTAAAGCAGAGCGGGAAGCTTCTCCCCCTGACCTTCCCATTGACCCTAATGAGCCAACATACTGCTTGTGCAACCAAGTCTCCTATGGAGAAATGATAGGATGTGATAATGATGAGTGCCCCATTGAATGGTTTCACTTCTCTTGTGTGGGACTCAACCATAAACCAAAGGGCAAATGGTACTGCCCCAAATGTAGAGGAGAAAACGAGAAAACTATGGACAAGGCATTGGAGAAATCTAAAAAAGAAAGGGCATACAACAGGTAGTTTGTGGACTTTTCATAGTGAAGAATAAAACCCACCAAACCAGTGTATTTATTGTCAGTGTCACCTTTGTTGAGGTGAAAGATtgtaaaatgtatatttttaaaggagGTTTAAAACTGAACCATTCCTGTTACAGGGACGGCAATAAAAAATTTTGGGTTTCATTTGGTAAGGTGTAACAAACATGTGGTCTGTGGACCAATGTAttccaaaagtaaaattagaaGAATATTTGGATGTTTCTTAAaagataaattaataattttctttatttcttttcttctttttttttttagttttttttttttttttttttttttttttttttttttttttttagtgctggTAGCACTCTACCCGTTAAAATTTTGACAAATATCTCCgaaatgtaattttgttttctttaatgaaaaatgttatttaccTTTTGAGCAAAATTGATAAATACTTTAGCCACATGGCTGTATATGAATAAAGCTGCAATACATTGCAAATGTAACTTTTGGTGATAAGCAAGAACAAACAAAAGGAGGGTAAAATTTGGTTCCTGCTACAAAGTGTCAGTATAACAGTTCAATAGCAAATGTTTAAATAGGCTTAgaggattattttttaaaacaaaagttaATGGTTAAATTTTAaacaacaaatattttatatgcTGGCCAGGTACCACAAAGGCCGTTTTTAAATGATTGAATATGTTTTGTATTTAACCAGGAAGTGGTTTAGTAATGAGACATAACATAATTGAAGCTTTATACTGTCACAGATAGTGGTGTAGCAATCCTTAATTTGTTTAAGTTGTATAAATGTACATTTTAAGTGGAGTTGCACTTAATGTATTATACTTGGAAATGCAGCCAAATGCCATTGTGTAACCAATGTGCATTTCCTGCTGTATGTATGAAAATTGTACAGATGTGATATtgagaaataaatgaaatgacTTTGACAGTTTGCTTCTTTAGCAATCTTGTTTAATGATCATTCATATAGCTcaaaaaaacaagaaattccTGTTTgacctcagcagctccagcaagctgctgctgggaagccTGAAACTGTTGTAGTGGTAACCAAATTACAGTTCTGATGAAGAATCTTCATAGAACGTATGGCCAGCAAGGTCGTGGGAGAGCCAAAATAGCATTCAACTTTCCATCCAAATCTTCTCATTTTGTGCATGCAGTCACTCCCAGACTCAGACATTTATCTGAAAATCAGTAGTACAGAGCTGGTCTTGTTCagtttttttaatgcctttttcaCTGTGGATATAAATGACTCCATGTTTGTTATTGGGATCTTTTGCATTTTGGCATTTTCAAAGTATTACTGCAGCTGTTCCAGGGCAGGCCTTTTTATTCTTCATGGTCACCCCATACAAAAACATACTTGCTATGACCCAGCTCCTGTGCCAGGCATCCAGTGCTCTGTCCCTTGGGTGGATAGTGAAGCTTGGTCAGGCTGTTTCCTTCACCATCGTGGCTGGAGGGGCCGATATTCTGGGTGAGCAGATTTCATCTCCCTGTCACCCTGCGGGGCTTCATCCGGGTGAGAAGGGAACGGGACCAGCAGTAGCAAGGCCATGGAAGTGAAGGTTGTGAAATGCAGTGGATCAGGCAAAGACTCACATAAAAAGATGGGAGcctggggttgttttttttaagaacattCTGTGTATAATGGTGGTGTTTTG carries:
- the ING1 gene encoding inhibitor of growth protein 1 isoform X1; its protein translation is MKMLSPANGDQLHLVNYVEDYLDSIESMPFDLQRNVSLMREIDAKYQEILKDLDDYYEKFKRETDAVQKRRMLHCIQRALIRSQELGDEKIQIVSQMVELVENRTRQVDSHVELFETCQETNDTTGNSGKASQDKSKNEAIAQAEKPNNKRSRRQRNNENRENASNNHDHDDITSGTPKEKKAKTSKKKKRSKAKAEREASPPDLPIDPNEPTYCLCNQVSYGEMIGCDNDECPIEWFHFSCVGLNHKPKGKWYCPKCRGENEKTMDKALEKSKKERAYNR
- the ING1 gene encoding inhibitor of growth protein 1 isoform X2 is translated as MLHCIQRALIRSQELGDEKIQIVSQMVELVENRTRQVDSHVELFETCQETNDTTGNSGKASQDKSKNEAIAQAEKPNNKRSRRQRNNENRENASNNHDHDDITSGTPKEKKAKTSKKKKRSKAKAEREASPPDLPIDPNEPTYCLCNQVSYGEMIGCDNDECPIEWFHFSCVGLNHKPKGKWYCPKCRGENEKTMDKALEKSKKERAYNR